A stretch of bacterium DNA encodes these proteins:
- a CDS encoding nuclear transport factor 2 family protein, with the protein MGEGEALAILLAERAITRVIQRYARAVDARDFEAVRACFHADARVHYGDFFTGDLDATMSFLSASLPELESTLHVFGTPWIELDLEAGEARVDTYSINSATYPPDAAGLVMQNVSGTRYEDRFALRDGSWAIVERRNQRVWAHNLPEEGEPSAPLAGPGPISGGVARQEP; encoded by the coding sequence ATGGGAGAGGGCGAAGCGCTGGCGATCCTGCTCGCGGAGCGGGCGATCACGCGGGTGATCCAGCGCTACGCACGCGCGGTGGACGCGCGGGACTTCGAGGCGGTCCGCGCCTGCTTCCACGCGGACGCGCGCGTCCACTACGGCGACTTCTTCACGGGCGACCTCGACGCGACGATGTCGTTCCTGTCCGCATCGCTGCCCGAGCTCGAGTCGACGCTCCATGTCTTCGGGACGCCCTGGATCGAGCTCGACCTCGAAGCGGGGGAGGCCCGGGTCGACACCTACTCGATCAACTCCGCGACCTATCCGCCCGACGCCGCGGGGCTCGTGATGCAGAACGTGAGCGGGACGCGCTACGAGGATCGCTTCGCCTTGCGCGACGGATCCTGGGCGATCGTCGAACGGCGGAACCAGCGGGTCTGGGCGCACAACCTGCCGGAAGAGGGAGAACCCTCGGCGCCGCTCGCGGGGCCCGGGCCGATCTCGGGCGGCGTTGCCCGGCAGGAGCCGTGA